ccccccccccccccagccccacagacggGACACACTTACAAAAATACCCTTTTATTTACAAGCCCACGGCCCCCACGGCAACGACACCTCCCAGGCGCCAACGGGCccccggggggggctgcagggaggggggagccaTCGGGGGAGGGTgtcacctctgtgtgtgtgtcccccaaatGCCACCActgtcccccccctcctcgcTCACCTCCGCCGGTGGCCCGTGGGCTCCTTCTCCCTTTGCCGGTGGCTCCTACAAAAAGCGAAGGCCGGAATTAGTGACCTGGGAGAGGGGGGGGTgtctggaggtggggggggggacacagggacatggtggggggggaCAAACAGACACAGAAGCTGCTCTTACCTAGTGTGTCCCCTGCCCTGCGCTCTGCGGTGCTGCCGGGggagggacaagggggggggacaACCTGGGGACAATGTGGGGTGGCCTGAAATGtcaggggggggcagggggggagggtaGAGGGGGCTTGGGCAAGCCTgaaatggggcgggggggggggcaaaacagggctgggggtggctgtgtggggcaggatgaggggggggggaagggggggcaagAGCCTGAACTCGTCTGTGCCCCACTACCGAGCCCCCAAAGGCCCCACAACCGAGCCCCGAAGTAGCGGAAAGGTGCGAAATAAGCTCttcaaattaaaactaaattaaaaataataattaattaaaaaaaaaaaaaaaaaaagacacatttattCAGCGTCATGTTTGTGTTACAGGTAGCGATCGACAGCACGGGCGCGCAAATAAAAgcggggccccccccccctcccccgggggggggggaaggccccGTCGGAATGCTTCCACGGCACGGAAAAAACTAAAAGAACCTGGTGTACAATTAGTCACAAAACACAGTCCTGGGTGGCGAAGGAGACGGCTGGCTGTCACcgcagggggggggggagggagggggggggccacAGTCCCCATCGTCGTCGTCGTCATCgttgtccccgtcccccccccctccctgccacggCTGTGAGTGGCCCGAATTCCCAACTGGTGTCACCTGCAGCTCCCCCCCCGTCCCTTCTCTGGCTCCTCTCTCCCGCTAAGCTTGGTTTTCCTGTTGAACAATACGGAATATGAAGTTAAACTaactgcgcccccccccccctcccccccttcaaACTGATTTCAATTTGATTTTAGGGCTATTTGGTGGCTTTTTGTGCCAttcattttaagtttttttcatttatatattttttttcctacttacttatattttttcttgatttttttaactcACCTGGGTGTTAAAACCTCCTGCCGCCCCCgtagctgccgccgccgctcgaGCTGCCGTAGCCGCCTgcgggaaggaaggaagggggtcAGAAAAAacaccctggggggggtggggaaaaaagatttgGGGGCCAcattcccccccacacacacacccctcccgaTACTCACCACCGCCGTAGGGCCCCGAGCTCCTGCCCCCGAAGTTGCCCCCCTTCATGGGGCCGAAATTAGAGGACTGGTTGTTGTAACTGCCAAAATCGTTGTAGTTCCCCCCGCCGCCAAAATTGctgcctggagggggggggggggggggcagaaaaaaaaaagggagagagagggtcagtgtggggcagggggaggcacctggggatctgggggggtggggtggggtttaaTGGGGAGTCTGGAGGGACCCCAtggctggtgggggggggttaATGGGGAACGCAGAGGCCAAAGGGGGGGTTAAAAGGGAgcctggggggacccaggagatTTGGGGTGATTTAAAGGGGATCCTGGGAGCACCCCAAGGCTGGGGGGGTGTTTAATGGGGAGCCTGGAGGCACctgaggaatttggggggggtttAATGGGGAGCCCAGAGGCAAGGGGGGGGGTTAACAGGGAGTCTGGAGGCACctgaggaatttggggggggtttAATGGGGAGCCCAGAGGCAAGGGGGGGGTTAACAGGGAGTCTGGAGGCACCTGAGGAATTTGGGAAGGGTTTAATGGGGAGCCCAGTGGGACCCAGTGCTtaactgggagctgggggggggtaaGAGGGAGCCTGGAAGCTCTTGGgaacttgggggggggagggtaatGGGGAGCCCAGAGGCACCCAGGAGACTTGGGATGATTtaaggggggccctgggggtacCCCATGGCTGAGGGTGGTTTAATGGGGAGCCTGGCAGGACCCAGGGTGGGGGTTTAATGGGGAGACTGGAGGCACCCCAtttcgggggggcgggggggtttaGCAGGGAGCCCACGGGCACTGGGAGCTTTGGGGTGATTTCACAGGGAGCCCAGAgatgttggggggtggggggttaaCTGGGAGCCTGGAGACACCCGAGGAATTTGGGGGAGGGGTTCAACTGGGAGCCTGGAGGCTCCCCACTGTCAGAGTGCGGTTAACAGCGCACCCcattttggggcggggggggtttaAAAGGGAGCCCACGGGCACTGGGAGCTTTGGGGCAATTTCACAGGGAACCCAAAGGCCTCCGGAGAGGGGGGGGACCTGGGGGTTTAACTGGGAGCCTGGAAGCAGCTGAGgaatcttggggggggggtgggggggtgggtttaATGGGGAGCCCAGAGAGACCCAGGAGACTTCGGGCGATTTAAAGGGGACCTGGGGGGCACCCCATGGCTGGGGGTGTTTAATGAGGAGCCCAGAGGTACCCAGGGGCATGGGGCAGGAGATATTTAACGGAGAATGTGAAGTCACCCCACTGTCAGACTGGGATTAACTGGGAGCCCCAtttcggggagggggagggagctAACAGGGAGCCCACAGGCACTGGGAGCTTTGGGGTGATTTCACAGACAACCCAAAGGAGTTGCTGGGGGGGCGGGGATTAACTGGGAGCCTGGAGACTCCTGAGGAATTTGTGGGGGGAGTTTAATGGGGAGTGTGGAAGCACCCCAtttctgggggggtggggtgttaaCAGGGAGCCCACAGGTACTGGGAACTTGGGGTGATTTCACAAAGAACCTAAAGGCCTTGGGGGGGCAGTTTTGCTAAAAACTAAAGCTCCTTGGGGGGAGCCTGGAGTCACCCGAAGAATTTAAGGGGGGTTTACCTGGGAACCTGGAGATACACGAGGAATTTGGGAGGGGGTTTAACTGGGAGCCTGGAGATACACGAGGAATTTGGGAGGGGGTTTAACTGGGAGCCTGGAGTCACCCGAGGAATTTAAGGGGGGTTTACCTGGGAACCTGGAGACACCCGAGGAATTTAAGGGGGGTTTACCTGGGAACCTGGAGACACctgaggaatttggggggggggggggggagggtttaACTGGGAGCCTGGAGTCACCCAAGGAATTTGTGAGAGGGTTTAACTGGGAGCCTGGAGTCACCCCACAGCCAAGAGAGGAtttagggggctgggggggggagctctGACCTGTGCCAGCTTCAGAAAGGCCATTCCGCACGGCCAACGCAGGTCCCCGTGCGGGACGTCGTCCTCCGCTGCCGCCACCGAAGCCCCCCCCGCCGTTATTATAGCCGTCGTAGGTGCTGCTGCCGCCGTAGCCCCGGTTGCCGCCGGAGTAGCCGGGGCCGCTGCCGCCGTAAcctgagggagaggaaggaggagggcgCTGAGGTGCGAgggccgccccgggggggggcacgTGGGGGCCGGGCTCCGGGTTCGGCAGGGCGGTGGGCTCCGTCCGGTGTCTGGGCCGGGCCACGGGGCCGGTTGGCGTCCTCGGCGAGCGGCTGGGCGCGTTGGCCGCTGCCCGTCGGAGAAATCCCGCTCTGGCCTTACCGTCATTGCCAAATCCATTATAGCCGTCTCCGCCGCCGCCATAACCGCCACCGCGGCTGCCACCAAACCCACCTGAAAAGAACAAACCGTTGTGGTTCAAATCCATCCAGGCGGGGCCGGGAGATTTAGAGCTGCCGGagataaatcaaaaaaaaaaaaaaaaaaccaaaaaaaaaaccaaaaaaaaaaccccccgtTTGGGACAGCCAAATCCCGGTGTGGAGGGAGGAAGAGCGATGGCTCCGGCCGGGCCGAGAGCCGGAGCGGTGGCAACCGAAGCGGCGGCGGCGTTTTGGGTTAGTTTTTTGTGCTGCGTCTGGAGCCGGCGGCGTCCCCTGGGGCTGGCAGCCGGGAGGGGTCCCCCCCTCGAACCACTTACCACGGCCCCCGAAGTTGCCGCCGCGACTGAAGTTGTCGTTACCGCCGAATCCGCCTCCGCGGCCGCCGCCGAAATTCCCGGAGCCGCTGCGGCCTAGGAGAGGGGGCGGAGGAGGGGGACAGCCTTTAGGAACAGCACAGGCAGCGGGGTCTAGCGGCagctcggggcaggggggggcctggggggtcGAGCCGCCCCCTCACCTCTCTGGCTGGCTGAGGCGCTGGCCATCTCCTGCTTCGAGAGGGCTTTTCGCACCTCGCAGTTGTGCCCGTTCACAGTGTGGTATTTCTGAACTGCAAGGAAAGAAACGGGGAGAATTTAGGGGGTGGGAGGGCACAGAACAGGGTGCCCCCCTCTCCCTTTGGGCGCCCCACCGGGACTTACTAACGATCTTGTCGACGGAGTCGTGGTCGTCGAACGTGACGAAGGCGAAGCCCCTCTTCTTGCCGCTGCCGCGATCCGTCATGATCTCGATGACTTCGATTTTGCCGTATTGGCCAAAATAGTCTCTCAAATGATGCTCCTCCGTGTCCTCCTTGATGCCACCCACGAAGATCTTCTTGACTGTGAGGTGGGCGCCGGGCCGTTGGGAGTCCTGCGGGAAGGCAAAGGTGTGGGTCTGGGGTTGGGGCACCCCCTCATTGTCCCCCGTaaatccccccccttcccccaagtTCCTCCCTACCTCTCTGGACACGGCCCTCTTTGGTTCAACAACTCTGCCGTCCACTTTGTGCGGCCGCGCGTTCATGGCGGCGTCGACTTCTTCCACCGAGGAGTACGTGACGAAGCCGAAGCCTCGCGAGCGTTTGGTGTTGGGGTCCCTCATCACCTGGTGGGGGGGAACACAGAGACACGTCAGGGCAGGGCACGAAGCCCCCCCAGAAGGCAGCATCccccctccatggggacagggctCCTTTCCCTCAGCTCCTCTACCCCTCACAGCCGCCTTCCTCTTTACCCACATCATTACACCCCAAAACCCATCAGCGTTGGGTGTCACTGAGGGCTGTGACTTGtcacccacccccccagggaGGTGTTTGGGATagagaggagggtgggagggtatggaaaggggtttggggggggggggtggtccttACCACGCAGTCGGTCAGGGTACCCCATTGCTCAAAGTGGCTGCGGAGACTCTCGTCTGTGGTTTCGAAGCTGAGGCCGCCGATGAAGAGCTTGCGGAGCTGCTCGGGCTCCTTCGGAGACTGTGGGGACACAAGGCGGGGGTAAGGGGGGGCCAGAAACCCCTGTCGCCCAGGTACAGAgatgctctgccacccccaagcCTCCAACGTTCCCCCCTCCAGGACTGCCTCACACCTCCACAGATCCAGAGAGGCCCTgacaccccaaaatccccccccgcTCAGGACAGCCTTGCACCCCCACAGCTCCAGGAAGGTCCTGTCACCCCAAAATCCATCTCCCCCGAACTGCCTCGCACTTCCCCACAGCTACACGAAGGCCCTGTCACCCCAAAATTCTACCCCACAAAGCTGCCTCACACTCTCCCAGATCCAGGGAGATCCTGTCACCCCAAAATCCatacacaccctcccccccccgacTGCCTCACACCCCCACAGATCCAGACAGGCCCCTGACACCCCaaaatctgcccccccccccggggctgccttgTACCCCCACAGCTCTGGAGAGGCCCTGTCACCCCCAGACCTCCCCCTCACTGGACCCACTGCACTCCATCATATTTGGCTTCAGCCCCAAAGAGGGTTTGGGGGAGCCCCCTTCTGTATGGGGCCTCCCCGCCCTCCTccagtcccggggggggggggaagcccccATTTAGGGGCTTGTCCAGGCCCCCCAAGACCCCCGAGTGCCAACCTGTGGGGCTGTGCAGGCCCCAGGGAGACCCTAGGGACTCCCACCTCCATTTACGGGGTTGACCAGGCCCTGTGAGCCCCCAGCTCCAAACTGTGGGGCTGCCTGTTCCTTCACAGGGCCTGAGACCCCCCAACACCAATCTATGGGGCTATCCAGGCCCCAAAGGGACCCTCAGACCCCCTTGTCCCATCTGTGGGGCCGCTCTGGCCCCAAAGGAAGCCTGAGCCCCCCCTCAGACTGAATCTGTGGGCCTGCCCCGGACTCAAGGAAGCCCTAAACCCTCCCAGGCCCCATctctggggctgccctggccccAAAGGGACCCTGAGCATCCCAGATCCCATCTGCGGGGCTGACCAGGACCTAAATGgcccctgaacccccccccaggacatATATTTCAGGCTACCAATACCTTCCCTCAGACCCCATCTTTGAGACCATCCAGGTCTGAAAGAGACCCCTGAGACCCCCCCATCCCTCATCTGTGGGGCCACCCAGGCCAGAATGGGAACCCCGGGACCCCCCAAGGCCCCAtctgtggggctgctctggcCCCTGAGCCCTGACTGGCCCCATCTTTGGGGACACCCAGAACCTAAAAGGCCCCCGAGCCCCCACCT
This portion of the Numenius arquata unplaced genomic scaffold, bNumArq3.hap1.1 HAP1_SCAFFOLD_1159, whole genome shotgun sequence genome encodes:
- the HNRNPA1 gene encoding heterogeneous nuclear ribonucleoprotein A1 isoform X5, whose amino-acid sequence is MAKSESPKEPEQLRKLFIGGLSFETTDESLRSHFEQWGTLTDCVVMRDPNTKRSRGFGFVTYSSVEEVDAAMNARPHKVDGRVVEPKRAVSREDSQRPGAHLTVKKIFVGGIKEDTEEHHLRDYFGQYGKIEVIEIMTDRGSGKKRGFAFVTFDDHDSVDKIVIQKYHTVNGHNCEVRKALSKQEMASASASQRGRSGSGNFGGGRGGGFGGNDNFSRGGNFGGRGYGGSGPGYSGGNRGYGGSSTYDGYNNGGGGFGGGSGGRRPARGPALAVRNGLSEAGTGSNFGGGGNYNDFGSYNNQSSNFGPMKGGNFGGRSSGPYGGGGYGSSSGGGSYGGGRRF
- the HNRNPA1 gene encoding heterogeneous nuclear ribonucleoprotein A1 isoform X4 codes for the protein MAKSESPKEPEQLRKLFIGGLSFETTDESLRSHFEQWGTLTDCVVMRDPNTKRSRGFGFVTYSSVEEVDAAMNARPHKVDGRVVEPKRAVSREDSQRPGAHLTVKKIFVGGIKEDTEEHHLRDYFGQYGKIEVIEIMTDRGSGKKRGFAFVTFDDHDSVDKIVIQKYHTVNGHNCEVRKALSKQEMASASASQRGCPPPPPPLLGRSGSGNFGGGRGGGFGGNDNFSRGGNFGGRGYGGSGPGYSGGNRGYGGSSTYDGYNNGGGGFGGGSGGRRPARGPALAVRNGLSEAGTGSNFGGGGNYNDFGSYNNQSSNFGPMKGGNFGGRSSGPYGGGGYGSSSGGGSYGGGRRF
- the HNRNPA1 gene encoding heterogeneous nuclear ribonucleoprotein A1 isoform X2 translates to MAKSESPKEPEQLRKLFIGGLSFETTDESLRSHFEQWGTLTDCVVMRDPNTKRSRGFGFVTYSSVEEVDAAMNARPHKVDGRVVEPKRAVSREDSQRPGAHLTVKKIFVGGIKEDTEEHHLRDYFGQYGKIEVIEIMTDRGSGKKRGFAFVTFDDHDSVDKIVIQKYHTVNGHNCEVRKALSKQEMASASASQRGCPPPPPPLLGRSGSGNFGGGRGGGFGGNDNFSRGGNFGGRGGFGGSRGGGYGGGGDGYNGFGNDGYGGSGPGYSGGNRGYGGSSTYDGYNNGGGGFGGGSGGRRPARGPALAVRNGLSEAGTGSNFGGGGNYNDFGSYNNQSSNFGPMKGGNFGGRSSGPYGGGGYGSSSGGGSYGGGRRF
- the HNRNPA1 gene encoding heterogeneous nuclear ribonucleoprotein A1 isoform X3, with product MAKSESPKEPEQLRKLFIGGLSFETTDESLRSHFEQWGTLTDCVVMRDPNTKRSRGFGFVTYSSVEEVDAAMNARPHKVDGRVVEPKRAVSREDSQRPGAHLTVKKIFVGGIKEDTEEHHLRDYFGQYGKIEVIEIMTDRGSGKKRGFAFVTFDDHDSVDKIVIQKYHTVNGHNCEVRKALSKQEMASASASQRGRSGSGNFGGGRGGGFGGNDNFSRGGNFGGRGGFGGSRGGGYGGGGDGYNGFGNDGYGGSGPGYSGGNRGYGGSSTYDGYNNGGGGFGGGSGGRRPARGPALAVRNGLSEAGTGSNFGGGGNYNDFGSYNNQSSNFGPMKGGNFGGRSSGPYGGGGYGSSSGGGSYGGGRRF
- the HNRNPA1 gene encoding heterogeneous nuclear ribonucleoprotein A1 isoform X1 — encoded protein: MAKSESPKEPEQLRKLFIGGLSFETTDESLRSHFEQWGTLTDCVVMRDPNTKRSRGFGFVTYSSVEEVDAAMNARPHKVDGRVVEPKRAVSREDSQRPGAHLTVKKIFVGGIKEDTEEHHLRDYFGQYGKIEVIEIMTDRGSGKKRGFAFVTFDDHDSVDKIVIQKYHTVNGHNCEVRKALSKQEMASASASQRGRSGSGNFGGGRGGGFGGNDNFSRGGNFGGRGGFGGSRGGGYGGGGDGYNGFGNDGKARAGFLRRAAANAPSRSPRTPTGPVARPRHRTEPTALPNPEPGPHVPPPGAALAPQRPPPSSPSGYGGSGPGYSGGNRGYGGSSTYDGYNNGGGGFGGGSGGRRPARGPALAVRNGLSEAGTGSNFGGGGNYNDFGSYNNQSSNFGPMKGGNFGGRSSGPYGGGGYGSSSGGGSYGGGRRF